TCCAGCTGACGCATGCCAGCCTTACTTTAGAAATTAGTCTTTTTTGTCGGCGTCGTAATGCTCCAGAGCACCGGTTTCCAGAACCGGAGAGGCATCAATACTGCCGGCCTCCATCAGTTCAACAATCCGCTCCAGAGCCATGGTGATCGACACCTGTTCCAGCTCCGGCAGTTCCTGAAGGGCGGTTGCCAGATTTTCCTGCAACGACGACGGATTTTTCCCAACCAGCGCCAGTCCCGCCTCGGTCAGCGACACCTGCACTACGCGGCGGTCCCGCTCACTGCGTTTACGCTCTGCCAACCCCTTGTGCTCCAAACGGTCAAGAATGCCGACAATGGTACTCGGACTCAGGTACACGCTGCGCGCCAGTGTTGACGCCGTCATCGCCCCCTGCTCAGCCATGGCCGTCAAACAAGCCAATTGCGGCCCGGTAATGTTGTATTGCATGGCCAGCTTGCGGGAATGGAGATCTACCGCCCGAATGACCCGGCGCAACGACTGAAGGATTCTCAAATCGTAACTGCTCTTGGGAACATCAGGGGTATCATGCGCATCCATACGTTGCGCTTCGACGATGCGAGGAACAAATCCCTCAGCATCAGGACAGGACTTAGAATCATTCATCTCAAAACACTTTAGCTGAAATAGTTTGAATTGAAATCATTTCTATCACAAATGACTTGCCG
Above is a genomic segment from Desulfuromonas acetoxidans DSM 684 containing:
- a CDS encoding MarR family winged helix-turn-helix transcriptional regulator, producing the protein MNDSKSCPDAEGFVPRIVEAQRMDAHDTPDVPKSSYDLRILQSLRRVIRAVDLHSRKLAMQYNITGPQLACLTAMAEQGAMTASTLARSVYLSPSTIVGILDRLEHKGLAERKRSERDRRVVQVSLTEAGLALVGKNPSSLQENLATALQELPELEQVSITMALERIVELMEAGSIDASPVLETGALEHYDADKKD